Genomic DNA from bacterium:
GGCTTTGGCAAATATGGTGAAGGGTTTATAAGATTTTCAGTAGCAAGCCCTGATGAAAGAATAAAAGAGGCTGTTTCTAGGATAAAGAAATGGCACAGTTTTCAACAGTAAAACCTACAAAAATGTTATATAAAATAGATTATAATTTTTTAAATCCCTGCCTTAATAATATCGTGGATATGGATAACACCAATTGCCTTGTTTTCTTTGTTTTCAACAATCAAAGATGTTATTGAAAAATCCTCCATAGTTTGTAATGCCTTGATTGCCAAAGCATCCCTTTCTATTGTCTTTGGGTTTTTTGTCATAATATCGCCTGCTTTAAGAGAAAATATATCTTTTTCAAAATGCCTTCTTAGGTCTCCATCTGTAATTATCCCACAAACCTTTTGAAAGGCATCAACAACAATGGTCATCCCAAGCCTCTTTTTTGTCATTTCAATAATTGCTTCTTTTATACCTGCATCTCTATTTACAATGGGAATCTCATCTTTCTTATGCATAATATGGGAAACCTTGAGCAAAAGCCTTCTTCCTAAACTTCCCCCTGGGTGAAGGAGACTAAATTCATCTTCTGTTAAGCCTTTTTTCTCTAAAACTGCAATAGCTAAAGCATCTCCCATAGCAAGAGCCGCTGTTGTTGAAGATGTTGGGACAAATCCAAATGGACAAGCCTCCTTTTGGACAGAGACATCTATAAAAACATCTGCATTTTTTCCTAAAAAAGAGCCCTTTTTTCCACATAGGGCAATAATCTTTATCTTTAACCTCTTTATGCTTGGAATAAGCCTGTTTATCTCATCAGTTGAGCCTGAATTTGAGACAATGATAAAAAGGTCATCCTTTGTTATCATTCCAATGTCTCCATGCATACCCTCTGTTGGATGGAGAAAGAATGCAGGTGTTCCTGTTGATGAAAGGGTTGAGGCAATTTTTCCTGCTATTAGCCCAGATTTTCCAACGCCGCTTACAATAACCCTTCCCTTGCAATTTAAAATAAGCTTAATTGCTTTATTGAATGAGCTATCAATCCTCTCAATAAGAGAAAGAATTGCCTCTCCCTCTATTTTTAAAACCTCCTTTGGATTCATATTTAATCGGGGCGAGCCGATTCGAACGGCCGACCCCCAGCCCCCCATGCTGGTGCGCTAGCCAGGCTGCGCCACGCCCCGGGTTTTATTACTTTAATATATTTAAAAGCTCTTTTAGCTCCTGTTTTACTTCTGTTATAAAATTAGGGGTCTCTTTTTCTTTTGATTTTAGGTATTTTTTTACGCCATCTATTGTAAATCTTTGTTCGTATAGCAGGCTCTTTATCTTCTTAAGGAGATCAATATCCTCCTTTCTATACCTTCTATGTCCAGTTTTTGTCCTTTCTGGTTTTATCTCCTTAAAACAGGATTCCCAATATCTTAAAACATAGGGTTCTATTTCTAAAATAAAGCTTGCCTCTTTTATTGTCCAAAATAGCTTATTTTCCATAAAAAAATAAGAAAAGGGCAACCTTTAATAAAAATTGATTGCCCCTTTCCTTCTCCTCTCA
This window encodes:
- a CDS encoding KpsF/GutQ family sugar-phosphate isomerase; translated protein: MNPKEVLKIEGEAILSLIERIDSSFNKAIKLILNCKGRVIVSGVGKSGLIAGKIASTLSSTGTPAFFLHPTEGMHGDIGMITKDDLFIIVSNSGSTDEINRLIPSIKRLKIKIIALCGKKGSFLGKNADVFIDVSVQKEACPFGFVPTSSTTAALAMGDALAIAVLEKKGLTEDEFSLLHPGGSLGRRLLLKVSHIMHKKDEIPIVNRDAGIKEAIIEMTKKRLGMTIVVDAFQKVCGIITDGDLRRHFEKDIFSLKAGDIMTKNPKTIERDALAIKALQTMEDFSITSLIVENKENKAIGVIHIHDIIKAGI
- a CDS encoding MerR family transcriptional regulator, with product MENKLFWTIKEASFILEIEPYVLRYWESCFKEIKPERTKTGHRRYRKEDIDLLKKIKSLLYEQRFTIDGVKKYLKSKEKETPNFITEVKQELKELLNILK